One genomic region from Streptomyces sp. NBC_00457 encodes:
- a CDS encoding TetR/AcrR family transcriptional regulator gives MSSLAGSEPKQEGPARGRPRSEAVERAIVDGVVKLLEEGVPLAELSIERIARTVGVGKATIYRRWSGKEELFVDVVRTAEPPEPELPGTSMRDDLVASLEQLRKRGQMTRSSALLHNVYAQMKSSPKIWSAYHAAVVEPRRRRQIEILRRGQANGELRTDIDVELMNDMFVAPLLVRTLMRRDADLPEGMSEQLVDAVLDGLRPVSSPPA, from the coding sequence GTGAGCAGCCTCGCCGGCAGCGAACCCAAGCAGGAGGGCCCCGCCCGGGGCCGCCCCCGCAGCGAAGCGGTGGAGCGCGCGATCGTGGACGGTGTGGTGAAGCTCCTGGAGGAGGGCGTGCCGCTCGCGGAACTGTCCATCGAGCGCATCGCCCGCACCGTGGGCGTCGGCAAGGCCACCATCTACCGCCGCTGGAGCGGCAAGGAGGAGCTCTTCGTCGACGTCGTCCGCACGGCCGAGCCGCCGGAGCCCGAACTCCCCGGCACCTCGATGCGCGACGACCTCGTGGCCAGCCTCGAACAGCTGCGCAAGCGTGGGCAGATGACCCGTTCCTCCGCGCTGCTGCACAACGTCTACGCCCAGATGAAGAGCAGCCCGAAGATCTGGTCCGCGTACCACGCGGCCGTCGTCGAGCCGCGGCGCCGGCGCCAGATCGAGATCCTGCGCCGGGGACAGGCCAACGGCGAGCTCCGCACGGACATCGACGTCGAGCTGATGAACGACATGTTCGTCGCGCCCCTACTCGTCCGCACCCTGATGCGCCGGGACGCCGACCTCCCGGAGGGCATGTCGGAGCAGCTCGTCGACGCGGTCCTCGACGGACTACGCCCCGTCAGTTCGCCACCCGCGTAA
- a CDS encoding MFS transporter, whose product MTTPAVPDSPRIPEAVHRRRWAILGVLMLSLLIVVLDNSILNVAIKTISTPAPTGLGATQSELEWAINSYTLVFAGLLFTAGLLGDRLGRKKVLLGGLVLFGIGSALAAWSGSPTELITFRAVMGFGAAFVMPATLAVLMNVFEREEQPKAIGIWAGGVGLAIAIGPITGGVLLDHFWWGSVFLINVPIVILALALMVWLVPDSRDPKPGRIDPVGVVLSVVGLVLLVYGIIKGGQLADFTDPQVLATIGTGVAVLVGFVVFEARSDHPSIDVRYFKNKVFSAAIAAIALVFFALMGVTFFSVFYTQSVRGYSPLQTGLLMLPLAAAQLIFAPRARLMVDRFGNRATTTAGMLIIAAMLAAFATLEADTPIWILEVIFFLMGTGMAHIMTPTSVVIMQALPREKAGSASALSNTFRQVGGALGIAVLGSVLSAAYRTGVEDKLGVLPADVRHTAGESIEATLGVATKLGPQGQSLIAPAHDAFLHAMHLTALCGAGVAVIGAVVVGLFLPGKPAARQESEEEQELVPAE is encoded by the coding sequence ATGACTACCCCTGCCGTCCCCGACAGCCCCCGGATACCGGAAGCCGTGCACCGGCGCCGCTGGGCGATCCTCGGCGTCCTGATGCTGAGCCTGCTGATCGTGGTGCTCGACAACTCCATCCTGAACGTCGCCATCAAGACGATCTCGACCCCCGCGCCGACCGGTCTGGGCGCCACCCAGAGCGAGCTGGAGTGGGCGATCAACTCCTACACCCTGGTCTTCGCCGGCCTGCTGTTCACGGCCGGTCTCCTCGGCGACCGGCTGGGCCGCAAGAAGGTTCTGCTCGGCGGGCTCGTCCTGTTCGGCATCGGCTCGGCCCTCGCCGCCTGGTCCGGTTCGCCCACCGAGCTGATCACGTTCCGTGCGGTGATGGGCTTCGGCGCGGCGTTCGTCATGCCGGCCACCCTCGCCGTCCTCATGAACGTCTTCGAGCGCGAGGAGCAGCCGAAGGCCATCGGCATCTGGGCGGGCGGCGTCGGTCTCGCCATCGCCATCGGCCCGATCACCGGCGGTGTGCTGCTCGATCACTTCTGGTGGGGCTCGGTCTTCCTCATCAACGTGCCGATCGTGATCCTCGCCCTCGCGCTGATGGTGTGGCTGGTGCCCGACTCCCGCGACCCGAAGCCCGGCCGGATCGACCCGGTCGGCGTGGTCCTGTCGGTCGTCGGCCTGGTCCTGCTCGTCTACGGCATCATCAAGGGCGGCCAGCTCGCCGACTTCACCGACCCGCAGGTGCTGGCGACGATCGGCACGGGAGTGGCCGTACTCGTCGGATTCGTCGTCTTCGAGGCGCGCAGCGACCATCCGTCCATCGACGTCAGGTACTTCAAGAACAAGGTCTTCTCGGCCGCGATCGCCGCCATCGCGCTGGTCTTCTTCGCGCTGATGGGCGTGACCTTCTTCTCCGTCTTCTACACCCAGAGCGTGCGCGGCTACTCGCCGCTGCAGACCGGCCTGCTGATGCTGCCGCTGGCCGCCGCCCAGCTGATCTTCGCGCCGCGGGCCCGGCTGATGGTCGACCGGTTCGGGAACCGGGCGACGACCACGGCGGGGATGCTGATCATCGCGGCGATGCTGGCCGCGTTCGCCACGCTGGAGGCGGACACGCCGATCTGGATCCTCGAGGTGATCTTCTTCCTGATGGGCACCGGTATGGCGCACATCATGACCCCGACCAGCGTCGTCATCATGCAGGCCCTGCCCCGCGAGAAGGCCGGCTCCGCCTCCGCCCTCAGCAACACCTTCCGCCAGGTCGGCGGCGCCCTGGGCATCGCGGTCCTCGGCTCGGTCCTGTCGGCGGCCTACCGCACCGGCGTCGAGGACAAGCTGGGCGTGCTTCCCGCCGACGTACGCCACACCGCGGGCGAGTCCATCGAGGCCACGCTCGGCGTCGCCACGAAGCTCGGCCCCCAGGGGCAGTCCCTCATCGCCCCGGCCCACGACGCCTTCCTGCACGCCATGCACCTCACCGCGCTGTGCGGGGCGGGGGTCGCGGTGATCGGCGCCGTGGTGGTGGGCCTGTTCCTGCCGGGGAAGCCGGCGGCACGCCAGGAGAGCGAGGAGGAGCAGGAGTTGGTGCCGGCCGAGTAG
- a CDS encoding ATP-binding cassette domain-containing protein, with product MTRIDKNATVAVSVRGLVKHYGETKALDGVDLDVREGTVMGVLGPNGAGKTTLVRILSTLITPDSGQATVAGYDVVRQPRMLRRVIGLTGQYASVDEKLPGWENLYMIGRLLDLPRKEARARADALLERFSLTDAAKRPANTYSGGMRRRLDLAASMIGRPQVLFLDEPTTGLDPRTRNEVWDEVKAMVGDGVTVLLTTQYMEEAEQLASELTVVDRGKVIANGEIEELKAKVGGRTLRIKPADPLQLRPLARDLDELGITGLATTTVDTEGGTVLVPILSDEQLTAVTGAVVARGITISSITTELPSLDEVFLSLTGHRASAPQDAVPADDREEVAV from the coding sequence ATGACGCGAATCGACAAGAACGCCACAGTCGCAGTGAGCGTGCGGGGGCTGGTCAAGCACTACGGGGAGACCAAGGCGCTGGACGGCGTCGACCTGGATGTGCGGGAGGGCACCGTGATGGGTGTGCTCGGGCCGAACGGGGCCGGGAAGACCACCCTCGTACGGATTCTGTCCACGCTCATCACCCCGGACTCCGGACAGGCCACCGTCGCCGGATACGACGTCGTCCGGCAGCCCCGGATGCTGCGCCGGGTGATCGGGCTCACGGGGCAGTACGCCTCCGTGGACGAGAAGCTCCCCGGCTGGGAGAACCTGTACATGATCGGGCGGCTGCTCGACCTGCCGCGCAAAGAGGCGCGGGCCCGCGCCGACGCGCTCCTGGAGCGCTTCTCGCTGACGGACGCCGCCAAGCGCCCGGCGAACACCTACTCCGGCGGTATGCGGCGCCGGCTCGACCTCGCCGCCTCGATGATCGGCCGCCCGCAGGTGCTGTTCCTCGACGAGCCCACCACCGGCCTCGACCCGCGCACCCGCAACGAGGTGTGGGACGAGGTCAAGGCGATGGTCGGGGACGGCGTGACCGTCCTGCTGACCACCCAGTACATGGAGGAGGCCGAGCAACTGGCCTCCGAGCTGACCGTCGTGGACCGCGGCAAGGTCATCGCGAACGGCGAGATCGAGGAGCTGAAGGCGAAGGTCGGCGGCCGCACCCTGCGGATCAAGCCGGCCGACCCGCTCCAGCTGCGCCCGCTCGCCCGCGACCTCGACGAGCTGGGCATCACCGGCCTCGCCACCACCACCGTCGACACCGAGGGCGGCACCGTCCTGGTGCCGATCCTCAGCGACGAGCAGCTCACCGCCGTGACCGGCGCGGTCGTCGCCCGGGGCATCACGATCAGCTCCATCACCACCGAACTGCCCAGCCTGGACGAGGTGTTCCTGTCCCTGACCGGCCACCGCGCGAGCGCCCCGCAGGACGCCGTACCCGCCGATGACCGCGAGGAGGTCGCCGTATGA
- the panB gene encoding 3-methyl-2-oxobutanoate hydroxymethyltransferase produces MTQLPAAQSAQQQKPSDGSKALYGGKSTRRITVRDIAIAKERGEKWPMLTAYDAMTASVFDEAGIPVMLVGDSAGNCHLGYDTTVPVTLDEMTMLSAAVVRGTSRALIVGDLPFGSYQEGPVQALRSATRLVKEAGVGAVKLEGGERSHRQIELLVESGIPVMAHIGLTPQSVNAMGYRVQGRGEEAAQQLLRDAKSVQDAGAFAVVLELVPAELAAEVTRTLHIPTVGIGAGPETDAQVLVWTDMLGLTGGRVPKFVKQYANLREVMGNAAKAFAEDVVGGTFPLEEHAVH; encoded by the coding sequence ATGACGCAGCTTCCGGCTGCCCAGTCCGCGCAGCAGCAGAAACCTTCCGACGGCAGCAAGGCGCTGTACGGGGGCAAGAGCACGCGACGCATCACCGTTCGCGACATCGCCATCGCCAAGGAACGCGGCGAGAAGTGGCCCATGCTCACCGCCTACGACGCGATGACCGCGTCCGTCTTCGACGAGGCCGGGATCCCGGTCATGCTCGTCGGCGACTCGGCGGGCAACTGCCACCTCGGGTACGACACGACCGTGCCCGTCACACTCGACGAGATGACCATGCTGTCCGCCGCCGTCGTACGGGGCACCTCCCGCGCCCTCATCGTCGGCGACCTGCCCTTCGGGTCCTACCAGGAGGGTCCGGTGCAGGCGCTGCGCTCGGCGACCCGGTTGGTGAAGGAGGCCGGGGTCGGGGCGGTCAAGCTGGAGGGCGGCGAGCGGTCGCACCGGCAGATCGAGCTGCTGGTCGAGTCCGGGATTCCGGTGATGGCGCACATCGGGCTGACGCCGCAGTCCGTGAACGCGATGGGCTACCGCGTGCAGGGCCGTGGCGAGGAGGCGGCGCAGCAACTGCTGCGGGACGCCAAGTCCGTCCAGGACGCCGGGGCGTTCGCGGTGGTGCTGGAGCTGGTGCCGGCGGAGCTGGCGGCCGAGGTGACGCGCACGCTGCACATCCCGACCGTGGGGATCGGGGCCGGGCCGGAGACGGACGCGCAGGTGCTCGTCTGGACCGACATGCTGGGGCTGACCGGCGGCCGGGTGCCGAAGTTCGTGAAGCAGTACGCCAACCTGCGTGAGGTCATGGGCAACGCGGCGAAGGCGTTCGCCGAGGATGTCGTCGGCGGAACGTTCCCGTTGGAGGAGCACGCCGTCCACTGA
- a CDS encoding NAD(+) synthase, protein MNFWSIYQHGFARVAACTGHTVIADPHANAEAVLRHARRCAEEGVAVAVFPEMVLCGYSIEDLLLQDALLDQVEEALREVVAGSARLLPVLVVGAPLRRRNRVYNCAVIVHRGRVLGVVPKSYPPNYREFYERRQIADGADERGGSIRVGGESVPFGVDLLFAADDVPGLVLHAEICEDMWVPVPPSAEAALAGATLLVNLSGSPITVGRAEDRKLLCRSASARCLASYVYAAAGLGESTTDLSWDGQAMVYENGVLLAETERFPLGDEYAIADVDLDLLRQERQRMGTFDDNRRTHRARTADFRTVEFTLDPPLTDLGLRRRLERFPFVPADADRLALDCYEAYNIQVEGLQQRLAAIGGPKVVIGVSGGLDSTHALIVAARAMDRAGRPRSDILAWTLPGFATSDHTKDNAHALMRAIGVTAAELDITPTARLMLAEMGHPFASGEPVYDVTFENVQAGLRTDYLFRLANQRGGIVLGTGDLSELALGWSTYGVGDQMSHYNVNSGVPKTLIQHLVRWVISSGQFDAETGKILAAILDTEISPELVPGEEMQSTESKIGPYALHDFTLFHVLRYGFRPSKIAFLAWHAWHDPEAGAWPPGFPEAKRVAYDLPEIRRWLEVFCRRFFAFAQFKRSAMPNGPKVSAGGSLSPRGDWRAPSDSSAGVWLRDLARFD, encoded by the coding sequence TTGAACTTCTGGTCGATCTATCAGCACGGCTTCGCACGCGTCGCCGCATGTACGGGCCACACCGTCATCGCGGACCCGCACGCCAACGCCGAAGCGGTCCTGCGCCACGCCCGCCGGTGCGCCGAGGAGGGTGTCGCCGTCGCCGTCTTCCCGGAGATGGTGCTGTGCGGCTACTCCATCGAGGACCTGCTGCTGCAGGACGCACTGCTCGACCAGGTCGAGGAGGCGCTGCGGGAGGTGGTGGCCGGGTCGGCCCGGCTGCTGCCGGTCCTGGTCGTCGGCGCCCCGCTGCGCCGTCGCAACCGGGTCTACAACTGCGCGGTGATCGTGCACCGCGGCCGCGTCCTCGGGGTCGTACCCAAGTCGTACCCGCCGAACTACCGGGAGTTCTACGAGCGCCGGCAGATCGCCGACGGCGCCGACGAGCGCGGCGGGTCGATCCGCGTCGGCGGCGAGAGCGTGCCGTTCGGCGTGGATCTGCTGTTCGCGGCGGACGACGTCCCGGGTCTCGTGCTGCACGCGGAGATCTGCGAGGACATGTGGGTGCCGGTGCCGCCCAGCGCCGAGGCGGCCCTCGCCGGCGCGACCCTCCTCGTCAACCTGTCCGGCAGCCCGATCACGGTCGGGCGGGCCGAGGACCGCAAACTGCTGTGCCGCTCGGCGTCCGCCCGCTGCCTCGCCTCGTACGTCTACGCGGCGGCCGGCCTCGGCGAGTCGACCACCGACCTGTCCTGGGACGGCCAGGCCATGGTCTACGAGAACGGCGTGCTGCTGGCCGAGACCGAGCGGTTCCCGCTCGGCGACGAGTACGCGATCGCCGACGTGGACCTCGACCTGCTGCGGCAGGAGCGGCAGCGGATGGGCACGTTCGACGACAACCGCCGGACGCACCGCGCGCGGACCGCCGACTTCCGGACGGTCGAGTTCACGCTCGATCCGCCGCTCACCGACCTGGGGCTGCGCCGTCGCTTGGAGCGCTTCCCGTTCGTGCCGGCGGACGCCGACCGCCTCGCCCTGGACTGCTACGAGGCGTACAACATTCAGGTCGAGGGCCTCCAGCAGCGGCTGGCGGCGATCGGCGGGCCGAAGGTGGTCATCGGGGTGTCCGGCGGGCTCGACTCCACGCACGCGCTGATCGTCGCCGCCCGTGCGATGGACCGGGCGGGCCGCCCACGCAGCGACATCCTGGCCTGGACGCTGCCCGGCTTCGCCACCAGCGACCACACCAAGGACAACGCCCACGCGCTGATGCGTGCCATCGGTGTCACCGCGGCCGAGCTGGACATCACGCCGACCGCGCGGCTGATGCTGGCGGAGATGGGCCACCCGTTCGCGTCCGGCGAGCCGGTGTACGACGTCACCTTCGAGAACGTGCAGGCCGGACTGCGCACCGACTACCTGTTCCGGCTCGCCAACCAGCGCGGCGGCATCGTGCTCGGCACCGGTGACCTGTCGGAGCTGGCGCTCGGCTGGTCGACGTACGGCGTGGGCGACCAGATGAGCCACTACAACGTCAACTCCGGCGTTCCGAAGACGCTGATCCAGCACCTCGTCCGGTGGGTCATCAGCAGCGGGCAGTTCGACGCGGAGACGGGCAAGATCCTCGCGGCGATCCTCGACACCGAGATCAGCCCGGAGCTGGTGCCGGGCGAGGAGATGCAGTCCACGGAGTCCAAGATCGGCCCGTACGCGCTGCACGACTTCACGCTCTTCCATGTGCTGCGGTACGGCTTCCGGCCGTCGAAGATCGCCTTCCTGGCCTGGCACGCCTGGCACGACCCGGAGGCCGGCGCCTGGCCGCCGGGCTTCCCCGAGGCCAAGCGGGTGGCGTACGACCTCCCGGAGATCCGGCGCTGGCTGGAGGTGTTCTGCCGCCGCTTCTTCGCGTTCGCCCAGTTCAAGCGCTCGGCCATGCCGAACGGGCCGAAGGTCTCGGCGGGCGGTTCGCTCTCCCCGCGCGGCGACTGGCGTGCGCCGTCCGACAGCTCGGCGGGGGTGTGGCTGCGGGATCTTGCGCGCTTCGACTAA
- a CDS encoding ABC transporter permease — protein sequence MSAVTINPVKDDAHIPLRGHLRHTGALVRRNLLWIRQDPESMFDALLMPVVFTLLFVYVFGGSIGQALGGGQDAYVQYVIPGMLAMMAMTMSQGVGTGFSQDFNSGVMDRFRSLPIGRGSVLFAKISVELLRMLFATTVLMIVAVLVGFDITNWPGLFAAVGLSALFASSIMWVFLTLGVMLKNAQSVQAMGFLVLFPLQFGSSIFAPTSSMPGWLQAFTDWNPLSTLADASRGLMVGGPVAHDLWVTLGWSVAITAVAAPYAIHKFRTKN from the coding sequence ATGAGCGCCGTAACCATCAATCCCGTCAAGGACGACGCCCATATCCCGCTGCGTGGCCATCTGCGCCACACCGGCGCCCTGGTCCGCCGCAACCTGCTGTGGATCCGGCAGGACCCCGAGTCGATGTTCGACGCCCTGCTGATGCCGGTCGTCTTCACCCTGCTGTTCGTGTACGTCTTCGGCGGCTCCATCGGGCAGGCGCTGGGCGGCGGTCAGGACGCGTACGTGCAGTACGTGATTCCCGGCATGCTGGCGATGATGGCCATGACGATGTCCCAGGGCGTCGGCACCGGCTTCAGCCAGGACTTCAACTCCGGTGTCATGGACCGCTTCCGGTCCCTGCCGATCGGGCGCGGCTCGGTGCTGTTCGCGAAGATCTCGGTCGAGCTGCTGCGGATGCTGTTCGCGACGACCGTGCTGATGATCGTCGCCGTGCTGGTCGGTTTCGACATCACCAACTGGCCCGGTCTGTTCGCGGCCGTCGGCCTGTCCGCGTTGTTCGCCTCGTCGATCATGTGGGTGTTCCTCACCCTGGGCGTGATGCTGAAGAACGCGCAGTCCGTGCAGGCGATGGGCTTCCTGGTGCTGTTCCCGCTGCAGTTCGGCTCGTCGATCTTCGCGCCGACGAGCTCGATGCCGGGCTGGCTGCAGGCCTTCACCGACTGGAACCCGCTCTCCACGCTCGCGGACGCGTCGCGCGGACTGATGGTGGGCGGCCCGGTCGCACACGACCTGTGGGTGACCCTCGGCTGGTCGGTGGCGATCACCGCGGTGGCGGCGCCCTACGCGATCCACAAGTTCCGCACCAAGAACTGA
- a CDS encoding MFS transporter has translation MPLALLALAVGAFGIGTTEFVMMGLLPDVADDLHISLPDAGHLVSAYALGVVIGAPLLAAVTARMPRRRVLIGLMALFVAGNTLSAFAPDYDWLLAARFLSGLPHGAFFGVGAVVATNMASPERKARAVSLMFLGLTVANIAGVPVATLMGQSLGWRSTFLGVSVIGVLAVVALALLVPRDGTHAPSAGLRGELAALKSLPVWLALGTTVAGFGALFAAYSYITPMLTDSAGYADSSVTLLLALFGVGATAGNLLGGRLADRSMRATLFGGLISLAAVLALFPVLMRTAWSAPVAVVLLGTAAFVTSSPLLLMVMEKASSAPSLASSANQAAFNLANAGGAWIGGLALAAGFGVTSPALAGALLAVLGLGVAGVAYGVDRRRVPQPAGRERLVAGNVPRQSETVRS, from the coding sequence ATGCCCCTGGCCCTGCTCGCCCTCGCCGTGGGCGCCTTCGGCATCGGCACCACCGAGTTCGTGATGATGGGCCTGCTGCCCGACGTCGCGGACGACCTGCACATCTCCCTCCCCGACGCCGGACACCTGGTCTCCGCCTACGCCCTCGGCGTCGTCATCGGCGCCCCGCTGCTCGCCGCGGTCACCGCGCGCATGCCCCGGCGCAGGGTGCTGATCGGGCTGATGGCACTGTTCGTCGCTGGCAACACGCTCTCCGCCTTCGCCCCCGACTACGACTGGCTGCTCGCCGCCCGCTTCCTCAGCGGGCTGCCGCACGGCGCCTTCTTCGGCGTCGGCGCGGTCGTGGCGACGAACATGGCCTCTCCCGAGCGCAAGGCACGCGCGGTGTCGCTGATGTTCCTCGGGCTGACCGTCGCCAACATCGCCGGCGTGCCCGTGGCCACGCTCATGGGCCAGTCCCTGGGCTGGCGTTCGACCTTCCTCGGCGTCAGCGTCATCGGCGTCCTGGCCGTCGTCGCCCTGGCACTCCTCGTCCCCCGCGACGGCACGCACGCACCCAGCGCCGGCCTGCGCGGCGAACTCGCGGCGCTGAAGTCGCTGCCCGTGTGGCTCGCCCTCGGCACGACCGTCGCGGGCTTCGGCGCGCTGTTCGCCGCGTACAGCTACATCACACCGATGCTCACCGACTCCGCCGGGTACGCCGACTCCAGCGTGACCCTGCTGCTCGCCCTGTTCGGCGTCGGCGCGACGGCCGGCAACCTGCTCGGCGGACGCCTGGCGGACCGCTCGATGCGGGCCACGCTCTTCGGCGGCCTGATCTCGCTGGCGGCGGTCCTGGCGCTGTTCCCGGTCCTCATGCGCACGGCATGGAGCGCACCTGTCGCCGTGGTCCTGCTCGGCACGGCCGCCTTCGTCACCAGCTCCCCGCTCCTGCTGATGGTCATGGAGAAGGCGTCCTCGGCCCCGTCGCTGGCGTCCTCCGCCAACCAGGCGGCGTTCAACCTCGCCAACGCCGGGGGAGCGTGGATCGGCGGCCTGGCCCTCGCCGCGGGCTTCGGCGTGACGTCTCCGGCGCTCGCGGGCGCGCTGCTTGCCGTACTGGGGCTGGGAGTCGCCGGTGTGGCGTACGGCGTGGACCGGCGGCGCGTGCCGCAACCAGCCGGGCGGGAACGGCTGGTCGCGGGGAACGTGCCGCGGCAGTCGGAGACGGTGCGGTCCTGA
- a CDS encoding endonuclease/exonuclease/phosphatase family protein — protein MAQQAYVTETDNDGSEPESQSSRFRRLLGRVTTGWRGDPRIWRRGLVVAVLALLLALVMVLHSRIPNAVGNLGSLIETFLPWLGLSIPVLLVLALVRKSATALIAVLVPAIVWLNMFGGLVTDKAGGGGDLTVATHNVNADNADPSGTARDVAASGADVVALEELKGAVVPTYEDALASTYKYHSVEGTVGVWSKYPLSGVRPVDIKLGWTRAMRATVTTPAGQVAVYVAHLPSVRVKLEAGFTARQRDKSANALGEAIADEKLPRVVLLGDLNGTMNDRALNAVTAQMRSTQGAAGSGFGFSWPASFPMARIDQIMVKGVEPVTSWTLPETGSDHLPVAARVKVDTSS, from the coding sequence ATGGCGCAGCAGGCATACGTGACGGAGACGGACAACGACGGCTCGGAGCCCGAGTCGCAAAGCTCCCGGTTCCGGCGCCTGCTCGGCAGAGTGACCACCGGCTGGCGCGGCGACCCCCGGATCTGGCGCCGCGGCCTCGTCGTCGCCGTGCTGGCCCTGCTGCTCGCCCTGGTGATGGTGCTGCACTCGCGCATCCCGAACGCGGTCGGCAACCTCGGCAGCCTCATCGAGACCTTCCTGCCCTGGCTGGGGCTGTCCATCCCGGTGCTGCTCGTGCTGGCGCTGGTCCGGAAGTCGGCGACCGCGCTGATCGCGGTGCTGGTCCCGGCGATCGTATGGCTGAACATGTTCGGCGGCCTGGTCACCGACAAGGCAGGCGGCGGCGGCGACCTCACGGTGGCCACGCACAACGTCAACGCCGACAACGCCGACCCGTCCGGCACCGCCCGTGACGTGGCCGCCTCCGGTGCCGACGTGGTCGCCCTGGAGGAGCTGAAGGGGGCGGTGGTGCCGACGTACGAGGACGCGCTGGCGTCGACGTACAAGTACCACTCCGTCGAAGGCACCGTCGGAGTGTGGAGCAAGTACCCGCTCTCCGGTGTCCGGCCCGTCGACATCAAGCTGGGCTGGACGCGCGCCATGCGCGCCACGGTGACCACGCCCGCCGGGCAGGTCGCGGTGTACGTCGCCCACCTCCCGTCGGTGCGGGTGAAGCTGGAGGCCGGGTTCACCGCCCGGCAGCGCGACAAGAGTGCCAACGCCCTCGGCGAGGCGATCGCCGACGAGAAGCTGCCCAGGGTCGTGCTGCTCGGGGACCTCAACGGCACGATGAACGACCGCGCGCTGAACGCCGTCACCGCCCAGATGCGCTCCACGCAGGGCGCGGCGGGCAGCGGGTTCGGGTTCAGCTGGCCGGCGTCGTTCCCGATGGCGCGGATCGACCAGATCATGGTGAAGGGCGTCGAGCCCGTGACGTCGTGGACGCTGCCGGAGACCGGGAGCGACCACTTGCCGGTGGCCGCGCGTGTGAAGGTCGACACGTCCTCTTAA